In Brachybacterium saurashtrense, the genomic stretch GCAGACGCCGGCGCAGCACGAAGCCGTCCACCACGCACAGCGCGATGCCGCCCCACAGCACCACCACCATGCCGGTGCTCAGCAGGGCGGTGAGCTCGGGCCGGATCAGCGGCAGCACCAGTGCCACCAGCATGAACACCAGGGCGATGGGGAAGAAGTACTCGGCGAGGTTGCGCCGGGAGTCGACCACGTCGCGCACGAAGCTGCGCTCCGGGCCGCGGTGCTGGGCCGGCATCCTCTTCTCGTCACCGGTCATGAGCGCCTGCTGGGCCTCGGCCCGCTCCCGGTTCGCGCGCTCGCGGTCGCGGCGTCGGGCCTCCTTGCGGTCATCGACCACCAGGGGCCGACGGCGCGCCGCCTCGGCCTCCTTCCGGGTGCGGGTGGGACGGCCCTTGGAGCCGGGGCGCGAAGGCTGCGCCGCGGGCTCGGGGCTCTGCGGGGGCTCGGACTTGCGGAAGATCACCGCAGCAGTCTAGGCGACGTGCGGCGCGCTGCCTGCGTCGGGCGGCGGTACCGTGAGGGCCATGAACTCTCCCGATCCCGCCACCAGCGCCGCACCCGCCGGAGACTCCGAGGAGGTGGCGGCCCTGCGTGCTCGGCTGGAGGCGCTCCTCCCCGCCGCCGTGGACGATCTCCGCGACCTCGTGCGCATCCCCTCCGTGGCCTTCCCCGGCTACGACCGCGAGCCCGTGCGTCGCAGCGCCGAGGCGGTGGCCGCACTGCTGCGCGACGCCGGCATGGCGGAGGTCGCGATCGAGTCCGTGGAGGGTGGCAGCCCCGCGGTGATCGGCCGCACCCCGGCGGCGGAAGGGCGTCCCACGGTGATGCTGTACGCGCACCACGACGTCCAGCCCACCGGTGACGTCGAGGACTGGACCAGCGCCCCGTTCGAGCCCGTGGAGCGCGAGGGTCGCCTGTACGGACGCGGCGCGGCCGACGACAAGGCCGGCGTGATGGCGCACGTCACGGCGCTGCGCCTGGTGGGCGAGGAGCTGGCCGCCGACGGGATCGGGGTGACCGTCTTCGTGGAGGGCGAGGAGGAGGCCGGCTCGCCCACCTTCCGCCCGTTCATCGAGGCCTTCCGCGACCGTCTCGAGGCCGATCTCATCATCGTCGCGGACTCCGCGAACTGGGCCGTGGGGACCCCGGCGCTCACCACGAGCCTCCGCGGCGTGGTGGACCTGGTGGTCGAGGTGCGTGCCCTGGAGCATGCCGTCCACTCGGGGCTCTTCGGCGGCCCGGTGCTCGACGCCCTCACCCAGCTCTCCCGTCTGCTCGCCACCCTGCACGACGAGAACGGAGAGGTCGCGGTCGAGGGACTCACCCGCGCGGCGGACCCGACGGTGGAGATGGAGGAGGCGGACTACCGGCGGGACGCCGGGGTGGTCGACGGCGCCGAGCTCTCCGGTGTCGGTCCGCTCACCGCCCGCCTGTGGGCGCGCCCCGCGCTCTCCGTGATCGGCATCGACGCGCCGAGCGTGCGCGATGCCTCGAACACTCTGGTGCCCGTCTCCCGCGCCAAGGTCTCCCTGCGCATCCCGCCGGGCGAGGACCCCGACGCGGCGATGGCCGCGCTGGTGGCGCACCTGGAGCGGTACGCCCCCGCCACCGCGCAGGTCACCGTGCGCGAGGGGGAGAAGGGCAAGCCCTACAGCGCTCGCCAGGATGCGCCGTCGATGGACCTGGCGCGCTCCGCCTTCGCCCGGGCCTGGGGCACGGACGCCGTGGACACCGGGCTGGGCGGCTCGATCCCCTTCATCGCGGATCTCCTTGAGGTGTTCCCCGGCGCGGAGGTGCTGGTCACCGGGGTGGAGGATCCGGAGTCCCGCGCACACGGCGTGGACGAGTCCCTGCACCTGGGCGAGTTCGCGAAGGTGTGCCTGGCGGAGGCCCTGCTGCTGCGCGGGGCCGGAGTGCTGGGCGGCCGCGGATGAGCGCCTCGAACGGTTCGACGGGATCCGGACACCCCCGTCCCCGCTGCTGGTGCCGATGCTGATGCTCGGTCTGCTGCTGGGCTTCCTCGCCGGGTACTTCCTGCTGTGGTGGGGCGCGCTGGTGGTGCTCGCCGTGATGGGCACCGCGGCGGCGATGGTGGTCGCGGGTCGCAGCCGCGACGGGGCCACCGGGGTCGTGGCCGGGGTGCTGATGGGTTACCTGGGGATCCTGCTGGTCGCCCTGTTCCGCGGCGTGCTGTGAAACCGGCGGCGGAGCGTGCCCTCCGTCCGTGCGGCGCAGCTCGCACCCCGCGGACGGCCCGCGGGGCGTATCCTGGCGGGACACGAGCTTCGAGGAGGACCTCATGACCACGCCCACCACCGAGCGCCCCACTGCGGCGCATGGCGTCACCCTCACCTCCGGCGCCGCGCAGAAGGTGACCACGCTGCTGGAGCAGGAGGGGCGCGACGATCTCCGTCTGCGCATCGCGGTGCAGCCCGGCGGCTGCTCCGGCCTCATCTACCAGCTGTACTTCGACGAGCGGCTGATGGACAACGATCTGGTCGCCGAGTTCGACGGGGTCGAGGTGATCGTCGACAAGATGAGCAGCCCGTACCTCAGCGGAGCGGTCATCGACTTCTCCGACACGATCGAGAAGCAGGGCTTCACCATCGACAACCCGAACGCGGGCAGCTCCTGCGCCTGCGGCGACTCCTTCAGCTGAGCTGACGCACGGCGGCCCGGAGCCGCCGCGCACCCGTGAGGGGCCCGACCGGATGACGATCACGTCACCCGGGCGGGCCCCTCACCTGTGACGGCCGTGACGCCGAGGTCACGGACCGGTCACGGACGGTCGGGAGCGACAGGCCGCGGCGAGTCGAGGTGCCCGCACCACCTCCGGAAAGCCGTATGATGACGTTGTGCCGTCAAAGGGCAGGCCCTGGGCCGGTCTCGGCTCCTCCCTCGAGGGAGGAGCGCGGCACTGTGGGCATGCCCCGCCCACATCAGCACCAGCTCCGGGCCATGGAGCCGGAACGAGCCCCGTCGCTCGGCCCGACACCGTGGCCGGGAGACGACGAGCGGAAGGTCATCCCCTGTGATCCCCCAGGTCCCCCAGCGCGCGCGGCGTGGACGCCGCGCCGCCGCAGCAGGCCTCGCCCTGGCCACACTGGTCCTCGCCGGCTGCTCCCAGGCGCAGCAGCGCGGGTTCTTGCCCGGCCCGGCCGACGGTCAGGAGGTCACCGACCAGACCGAGCGGATCACGAATCTGTGGGTCGGGTCCTGGGCCATCCTCGTGGTCGTGGGCCTCATCATCTGGGGCCTGACGATCTGGTGCGCGATCGCGTACCGGCGCCGCAAGCACGACAAGGGCTTCCCGGTGCAGCTGCGCTACCACGTGCCGCTCGAGCTGATGTTCACGCTCGTGCCCGTGGTGATGGTGCTGACCTTCTTCTACTTCACCCAGCGCGACGCCCGTGAGATCGAGATGCACGTGGCCGAGCCGGACTACACCGTCAACGTGGTCGGCAAGCAGTGGAGCTGGGACTTCAACTACGTCGACGACGACGTCCACGAGCCCGCCGGTGTGCAGTCCTTCGCCACCGGTGAGGACGGCGCCGCCGAGTCCCTGCCCACCCTGTACCTCCCCGTGGGGCAGACGGTCGAGTTCCGCCTCGACTCCCGTGACGTGATCCATTCGTTCTGGGTCGTGGACTTCCTCTACAAGAAGGACATGATGCCGGGGCACACCACCAGCTTCCAGGTCACGCCCACCCGTGAGGGCACCTACGAGGGCAAGTGCGCCGAGCTCTGCGGCGAGTACCACTCGGACATGCTCTTCAACGTGGAGGTCGTCTCCCAGGAGGAGTTCGACGCCCACATGCAGGAGCTGCGCGACCAGGGCTACGAGGGCCAGCTGGGCGTGGACCTGAACCGCAATGAGGAGGAGTGGAGCATGCGCGAGCGCTCGGACGACGCCGGGCCCCGCTACACCGAGGAGACCTCCTCCACCGGCACCGAGGGAGACAACGAGTGAGCACCGAGACCACCGCCGCGCCGACCGCCTCGGCGCCCGCGCGGTTCCAGGAGGCGCGGCCGACCTCGCTCGGCCAGTCGTTCTTCAACCTGCTGACCACCACCGATCACAAGCTGATCGGCAAGATGTACATGGGCATGGCGTTTGCGTTCTTCGCGTTCGGCGGCCTGCTCGCCCTGGGGATCCGCACCGAGCTCTGGGAGCCGGGACTGCAGGTCGTGGTCTCCAAGGACCAGTACAACCAGCTGTTCACGATGCACGGCACGATCATGTTGCTGATGTTCGGCACCCCGCTGTTCAACGGCTTCGCGAACTACCTGGTGCCCCTGCAGATCGGCGCCGTCGACATGGCGTTCCCGCGCCTGAACATGTTCGCCTTCTGGGTGACGCTGTTCGGCTCGCTGATCGTGGTCTCCGGCTTCCTCACCCCGCAGGGCGCGGCCTCCTTCGGATGGTTCGCCTATGCGCCGCTGTCGGACACCACGTTCTCGCCCGGCCTGGGCGGTGATCTGTGGGTGTTCGGCCTGGCCCTGCAGGGCTTCGGCACGATCCTCGGCTCGGTCAACTTCATCACCACGATCCTGTGCATGCGCATGCCGGGCATGACGATGTTCCGGATGCCGATCTTCACCTGGAACACGCTGATCACCGCGGTGCTGGTGCTGATGGCCTTCCCGCCACTGGCCTCCGCGCTGCTGGCGCTGGGCGCCGACCGACGCTTCGACGCGAACATCTTCGATCCGTCCAACGGCGGCCCGGTGCTGTGGCAGCACCTGTTCTGGTTCTTCGGTCACCCCGAGGTGTACGTGCTCGCGCTGCCGTTCTTCGGCATCGCCACCGAGATCATCCCGGTGTTCTCGCGCAAGCCGATCTTCGGCTACAAGACCCTCGTGGGCGCGACCATCTCCATCGCGGCGCTGTCCGTGACCGTGTGGGCGCACCACATGTACACCACCGGCGCCGTGATGCTGGACTTCTTCGCCTTCATGACGATGCTGATCGCCGTGCCGACGGGCGTGAAGTTCTTCAACTGGGTGGGCACCATGTGGCGCGGCTCGCTCACCTTCGAGACGCCGATGCTGTTCACCCTCGGCTTCCTCACCACCTTCATCTTCGGCGGCCTGACGGGCGTGATCCTGTCCTCGCCGGTGCTGGACTTCCACATCTCCGACACGTACTTCGTGGTCGCGCACTTCCACTACGTGATGGCCGGCACCGTGGTCTTCGAGATGTTCGCAGGCTTCTACTTCTGGTGGCCGAAGATGTTCGGCTACAAGCTCAGCGAGAGCATCGGCAAGCTGCACTTCTGGCTGCTGACCATCGGCTTCCACATGACCTTCCTCATCCAGCACTGGCTGGGCGTGGACGGCGCACCGCGCCGCTACGTCAACTACCTCGCCGAGGACGGCTTCGACTGGATGAACCAGATCTCCACCGTGGGCGCGTTCATCATGGGTGCCTCCACCCTGCCGTTCCTGCTCAACGTGGTGCTCACGCACCTCAAGGGCGTCAAGGTGGAGGTCGACGACCCGTGGGGCTACGGTGCGTCCCTCGAGTGGGCGACCAGCTGCCCGCCCCCGCGCCACAACTTCCACTCCCTGCCGCGCGTGCGGTCCGAGCGTCCGGCGTTCGATCTCCACCACCCGGAGGTCGCGCTGCAGGACCACATGCTCGCCGAAGAACCCGCCGTGAACCCGAGGACGAACTGACATGAGAGCTAGCGCAAAGATCTTCTGGATCCTAGGAGTCTTCTTCCTGGTCGTCGCGATCGCCTACGGCATCATCACGGCGCGCTACGAGCCGCTGGGCATCGAGACCGTCGGCTTCCCGGCGATGCTGGCCCTGGCGGGCCTGGCGTTCATGATCGCCATGGCCCTCTCGATCGCGGTGCGTCGTCACGACCTCGGTGCCTCCGAGCACCTCGACGCAGAGGTCTCCGACGACCACGGCGTGCAGGGCAGCTTCTCCCCGTACAGCTGGGCCCCCCTGTGGGCCGCGGTGGGCGGTTCGCTCTGCTTCCTCGGCGTCGCCGCAGGGTGGTGGATCTTCGCCTTCGGCATCATCTTCGCGATCTACGGCGTGCTCAGCTGGGTGCTGGAGTTCTCCTCCGGTCAGCACGCGCACTGACGGCCTCACCGCCGGGCGGCCCCGCCGCCGCAGTCTCCTCGAGGGCCCCGCACCGAACTCGGTGCGGGGCCCTCGTCGCTCTGCGATCGAGGTGGGGGAGGCATGGCGGTGGCGTGGAGACGGCGAGGGGGAGCGCTGTGCGGCGGTCGACGCCCCGGTGTGCGATGCGTACGTGGTCGGAGTGCTGGGGCGGGGAGTCAGGGCCCCGCGTCGAGGCTCCTTCCACAGTGCCGTGCGCGGCTGCGGCAGTGACGGCGGACGACGACGGCACATCCTCCACGGGGCACAAATGAAAAAAGACGGGATCCGTGGAACAGCAGAAAAAGTCTGTGCGACGAGGCCTGGCGGAGCAGCAGCGCCCGCAGAGGGGCAGCAGCGCCCGCAGGGGAGAAGAAGCGCCCGCAGAGGGGCAGCTCCCCCGGACGACGGAGGGCAGGGCACGCACGGTGCTACCGTGAGCGCACACGGGCATTGCACCGTCTGGATCCCCCTCCCGCGGGGGCCTGGTCCGAGCTCCGTCCCCTCCCGTCGTGGAAGGGTCCATCTCGTCGTGGCAGGAACCGCGCGGTGACGGTCACGGGGCCCTACGGGCCGTGGCGCCTGAGGGGGCTCGAGGTGCCGGGACGGACTCGACGCCTGGCGCCGGTGCAGAGGCGCACCGTGGCGCGGACACAGAGGGGGAGCGGGATGATCAGCAGGGACGAGACCGTGGAGGCGACGGCCCGGCGTCGTCTCGCCCGCCTGTTCCCGGGTGATCCGGAGTGCGCCGCCGCCGTCGCCTGGGCGAAGGAGGTCCTGGGCGAGTCGGGTCTGGATCCGTCGAAGGCCCCGCTGCGGTCGATGCGCAGCCTGCGGCGCGCAGAGCGTCGGCTCGACCTGCTCTCTGCTCGCTATCTCGTGGAGCGCGCGGCGGGCCGGCCCCGACGAGGCCCGCGCGGCCCTCGCAACCCGCTGCTGCACTGACTGCGAGGAGGGCAGTGTCCTCCGGCGCCGCGGGCCGGCAGCCTGAGGGCGCGACCCCGCGTCCATCCGTGTCGGGGAGGCCACCGCGGCAGCGGGGGAGGACCGCCCGCTGGTCGTCCTCGCGGATGCCCCGGACGCCTCACACGCCCGTCCGCGCGTGCGACCCCGGCCCGCGCGTGCGACCCCGACGCGCGAGCATAGGACCGACCGTGGCGACGACGAACGGGCCCCGAGGGAGTTCTTCTCCCTCGGGGCCCGTGCTCATGCCGCGGTGCGGTGCCGGCCTCTCAGTGGACCGCCTTCTCCGCGGGGGTGCGGTAGTCGCCGCCGGTGGCCGCGTCGATGACGTGCTTCTCGTGGCCCGCATGCTCGAGCGCGGCCCGCAGCTCGGCGGGGGTGACCGGCTCGATGCGGTCCTTGAAGAAGAAGCTGGTGGCCTTGGCGCGCAGCGAGGACACACCCTTGCCCGCCTTCAGCGGCCGGTAGTCGTCGTGCTGGACCAGCACCCAGCGGTCGTAGTCGCTCAGCGGCTCATGGATCTCCAGCATCTCGCCGCTCTGGGTGCGCACCACCCGCGAGGTCTCCTCGCCGTGCAGCGCGAGGGTGCGCTTCTGACGCTGGATCGAGAGACACAGTCGCTTGGTGATGTAGAACGACAGGATCGGCGCCACGAAGAACGCGATACGGAACGTCCATGTCAGGTCGTTGATCGACAGATCCAGGGCGATCGCGATGAGGTCGTTCGTCGCCGCGAGCGCCAGGATCAGGTACATCATGATCCAGGCCACGCCGATGCCGCTGCGCACGGGGGCGTTGTACGGCAGATCGTTCAGGTGGTGCTCCCGGTCGTCACCGGTCACCCAGGACTCGATGAAGGGGTACAGGGCGAGGAAGCCCAGCAGCCCGCCGTACACGGCGAAGGGGATCAGCATGTTCAGCGAGATCACGTAGCCGAAGATCGTGAACTCCCAGCCCGGGATGAGGCGCAGGCCGCCGTCGGTCCAGAGCATGTACCAGTCCGGCTGCGAGCCGGCGGAGACGGGGGAGGGATCGTACGGGCCGTACACCCACACCGCATTGATGGAGGTGGTGGCCGAGATCAGCGTGATGATGCCGAAGACCAGGAAGAAGAAGCCGCCGGCCTTCGCCGCGTAGACCGGGAACACCGGGAAGCCCACGACGTTCCGCTCGGTGCGGCCGGGACCGGGGTACTGGGTGTGCTTGTGCAGCACCAGCAGCACCAGGTGGATTCCGATCAGCGCCAGGATCATCGCCGGCACCAGCAGGATGTGGATCGTGAACAGGCGCGGGATGATGTCGGTGCCCGGGAACTCCCCGCCGAAGAGCAGCATCGACAGGTAGGTGCCCACGATCGGGATGGCCTTCATCAGCCCGTCGATCACGCGCAGGCCGTTGCCCGAGAGGACGTCGTCCGGGAGGGAGTAGCCGGAGAACCCGGCCACCATGCCCAGCACCATCAGCGTGAAGCCGACGAGCCAGTTCAGCTCACGCGGCTTGCGGAACGCGCCGGTGAAGAACACACGGAACATGTGCACGAAGATCGCGACCATGAACACCAGCGCGGACCAGTGGTGCATCTGGCGGAACAGCAGCCCGCCGCGGAGCTCGAAGGAGATCTCCAGCGTGGACTCGAAGGCGCGGGACATGGTCAAGCCCTGCATCGCCTCGTAGGGCCCGTTGTAGACGACCTCCTCCATCGAGGGGTCGAAGAACATCGTGAGGAAGGTGCCCGAGATCAGCAGGATGACGAAGCTGTACAGCGCCACCTCGCCGAACATGAACGACCAGTGGTCGGGGAAGATCTTGCGGGCGATGAACTTGACGAAGCCACCTCCGGAGAGGCGCTGGTCGAGCCAGTCGCCGCCCACCGCGCCGAGCTTGTACACACGCGAGGAGCTCTCGCCGTCGGAAGCCTGCTTCCGGGTGCTGGGAATCGTGGTCGTCACGTGATCACAGGTCCTTGTGGATGTTCCAGAAGCTGGGCCCGATCGGCTCGGTGAAGTCACCGGGAGCGACGAGGTAGCCCTCGTCGTCGACCTCGATCGGCAGCTGGGGCAGCGGGCGGTGCGCGGGGCCGAAGATCACCTTGGCGCCGTCGGTGACGTCGAAGGTGGACTGGTGGCACGGGCACAGCATGTGGTGGGTCTGCTGCTCGTACAGCGCCACGGGGCAGCCCACGTGGGTGCAGATCTTCGAGAACGCCAGCACGCCGTCCACGCCCATCGACATGGACTCGTCGTTCTTCGAGAGCGCGGGATCGAAGCGCACGATCACGGCGGCGGCCTTGGCGCGCTCCTCGAGGTGGTGGGGCGTCTCGTGGGTGAGACCCTCGGGCATCACGTGGAAGATGGAGTTCAGCGCCACGTCCGAGAGCTTGATCGGGGTGCCGTCGTGGTCCCGCGCGAGGCGCTGACCGGGGTTGTGGCCCCAGAAGGTGTGGTGGAGCTTGTTGCCCGGGAGCGGGCCCAGCGTGGAGAGCGGGGCGAGCACGGCGATCGGCAGGGCCGCGAGCGAGGCCACCATCGCGGTGACGATCAGCGGGCGGCGCGCGATCCCGGACTCCTCGAGGCCGTCCTGGATGATGCCGGCGGCGATCTCCCGGGTCTCGTCGGAGCTGCGGATGTCGTGGCGCTCCTCGACCATCTCCTCATCGGGCATGAGGGTCTTGGCCCAGTGCACGGCGGCGGCGCCGATGAAGAAGACGGCGATCGCGAGGCCGAGGCCCGTGACCAGGTTCGACCACCACAGGGCGCTGCTGGACTGCTCCTCGGCGAAGAGGTTGGTCCCGGTGGGGGTCACCACGAAATACGCGGCGATGAAGATGACCGTGCCGATCACGCTGAGGAGGAACATGCCGGCGACGACGCGCTCGGCGCGCTTCTCCGCGGCCTTGGAGAGATCGGCCTGACGCGGGACGTGGGGAGGCAGGCCCGGGTTCGGGAAGCCGCCGCCCTCCTTGGGGGCGATGGCGCTGACTCCGCGGGCGGGGGAGCTGCCGTCGGGATTGGTGTTCATGCTCGCATTCACTTGGCCTTCGCCCCCAGCCAGACTGCGCAGCCCAGGAGAAGGGACAGGATGATGGTCCACGCGTACAGGCCCTCGGTCACCGGGCCCAGCGAACCGAGCGAGATGCCGCCCGGGGA encodes the following:
- the ctaD gene encoding cytochrome c oxidase subunit I, translated to MSTETTAAPTASAPARFQEARPTSLGQSFFNLLTTTDHKLIGKMYMGMAFAFFAFGGLLALGIRTELWEPGLQVVVSKDQYNQLFTMHGTIMLLMFGTPLFNGFANYLVPLQIGAVDMAFPRLNMFAFWVTLFGSLIVVSGFLTPQGAASFGWFAYAPLSDTTFSPGLGGDLWVFGLALQGFGTILGSVNFITTILCMRMPGMTMFRMPIFTWNTLITAVLVLMAFPPLASALLALGADRRFDANIFDPSNGGPVLWQHLFWFFGHPEVYVLALPFFGIATEIIPVFSRKPIFGYKTLVGATISIAALSVTVWAHHMYTTGAVMLDFFAFMTMLIAVPTGVKFFNWVGTMWRGSLTFETPMLFTLGFLTTFIFGGLTGVILSSPVLDFHISDTYFVVAHFHYVMAGTVVFEMFAGFYFWWPKMFGYKLSESIGKLHFWLLTIGFHMTFLIQHWLGVDGAPRRYVNYLAEDGFDWMNQISTVGAFIMGASTLPFLLNVVLTHLKGVKVEVDDPWGYGASLEWATSCPPPRHNFHSLPRVRSERPAFDLHHPEVALQDHMLAEEPAVNPRTN
- a CDS encoding ubiquinol-cytochrome c reductase iron-sulfur subunit: MNTNPDGSSPARGVSAIAPKEGGGFPNPGLPPHVPRQADLSKAAEKRAERVVAGMFLLSVIGTVIFIAAYFVVTPTGTNLFAEEQSSSALWWSNLVTGLGLAIAVFFIGAAAVHWAKTLMPDEEMVEERHDIRSSDETREIAAGIIQDGLEESGIARRPLIVTAMVASLAALPIAVLAPLSTLGPLPGNKLHHTFWGHNPGQRLARDHDGTPIKLSDVALNSIFHVMPEGLTHETPHHLEERAKAAAVIVRFDPALSKNDESMSMGVDGVLAFSKICTHVGCPVALYEQQTHHMLCPCHQSTFDVTDGAKVIFGPAHRPLPQLPIEVDDEGYLVAPGDFTEPIGPSFWNIHKDL
- a CDS encoding dipeptidase — translated: MNSPDPATSAAPAGDSEEVAALRARLEALLPAAVDDLRDLVRIPSVAFPGYDREPVRRSAEAVAALLRDAGMAEVAIESVEGGSPAVIGRTPAAEGRPTVMLYAHHDVQPTGDVEDWTSAPFEPVEREGRLYGRGAADDKAGVMAHVTALRLVGEELAADGIGVTVFVEGEEEAGSPTFRPFIEAFRDRLEADLIIVADSANWAVGTPALTTSLRGVVDLVVEVRALEHAVHSGLFGGPVLDALTQLSRLLATLHDENGEVAVEGLTRAADPTVEMEEADYRRDAGVVDGAELSGVGPLTARLWARPALSVIGIDAPSVRDASNTLVPVSRAKVSLRIPPGEDPDAAMAALVAHLERYAPATAQVTVREGEKGKPYSARQDAPSMDLARSAFARAWGTDAVDTGLGGSIPFIADLLEVFPGAEVLVTGVEDPESRAHGVDESLHLGEFAKVCLAEALLLRGAGVLGGRG
- a CDS encoding cytochrome c oxidase subunit 4; this encodes MRASAKIFWILGVFFLVVAIAYGIITARYEPLGIETVGFPAMLALAGLAFMIAMALSIAVRRHDLGASEHLDAEVSDDHGVQGSFSPYSWAPLWAAVGGSLCFLGVAAGWWIFAFGIIFAIYGVLSWVLEFSSGQHAH
- a CDS encoding cytochrome b; protein product: MTTTIPSTRKQASDGESSSRVYKLGAVGGDWLDQRLSGGGFVKFIARKIFPDHWSFMFGEVALYSFVILLISGTFLTMFFDPSMEEVVYNGPYEAMQGLTMSRAFESTLEISFELRGGLLFRQMHHWSALVFMVAIFVHMFRVFFTGAFRKPRELNWLVGFTLMVLGMVAGFSGYSLPDDVLSGNGLRVIDGLMKAIPIVGTYLSMLLFGGEFPGTDIIPRLFTIHILLVPAMILALIGIHLVLLVLHKHTQYPGPGRTERNVVGFPVFPVYAAKAGGFFFLVFGIITLISATTSINAVWVYGPYDPSPVSAGSQPDWYMLWTDGGLRLIPGWEFTIFGYVISLNMLIPFAVYGGLLGFLALYPFIESWVTGDDREHHLNDLPYNAPVRSGIGVAWIMMYLILALAATNDLIAIALDLSINDLTWTFRIAFFVAPILSFYITKRLCLSIQRQKRTLALHGEETSRVVRTQSGEMLEIHEPLSDYDRWVLVQHDDYRPLKAGKGVSSLRAKATSFFFKDRIEPVTPAELRAALEHAGHEKHVIDAATGGDYRTPAEKAVH
- a CDS encoding DUF3043 domain-containing protein; this translates as MIFRKSEPPQSPEPAAQPSRPGSKGRPTRTRKEAEAARRRPLVVDDRKEARRRDRERANRERAEAQQALMTGDEKRMPAQHRGPERSFVRDVVDSRRNLAEYFFPIALVFMLVALVLPLIRPELTALLSTGMVVVLWGGIALCVVDGFVLRRRLRAALTERFDTVGAGLVGYGIMRAIQIRRFRLPRPQIRHGQDPR
- the coxB gene encoding cytochrome c oxidase subunit II produces the protein MIPQVPQRARRGRRAAAAGLALATLVLAGCSQAQQRGFLPGPADGQEVTDQTERITNLWVGSWAILVVVGLIIWGLTIWCAIAYRRRKHDKGFPVQLRYHVPLELMFTLVPVVMVLTFFYFTQRDAREIEMHVAEPDYTVNVVGKQWSWDFNYVDDDVHEPAGVQSFATGEDGAAESLPTLYLPVGQTVEFRLDSRDVIHSFWVVDFLYKKDMMPGHTTSFQVTPTREGTYEGKCAELCGEYHSDMLFNVEVVSQEEFDAHMQELRDQGYEGQLGVDLNRNEEEWSMRERSDDAGPRYTEETSSTGTEGDNE
- the erpA gene encoding iron-sulfur cluster insertion protein ErpA, whose protein sequence is MTTPTTERPTAAHGVTLTSGAAQKVTTLLEQEGRDDLRLRIAVQPGGCSGLIYQLYFDERLMDNDLVAEFDGVEVIVDKMSSPYLSGAVIDFSDTIEKQGFTIDNPNAGSSCACGDSFS